The following coding sequences are from one Paraburkholderia caballeronis window:
- a CDS encoding flavin-containing monooxygenase, which translates to MNSATNPDQHALDTLRLIGPAPDNWVPDRPGIDHNVFIVGGGQTGAAFSFALRRAGIGRVSAIDAAPDEARAGVWLNRARMNRLRTPKSLPGPEAGLPGLSFQAWHEARFGAEAYAQFDRIPRTLWAGYLAWYRRVLDIPVRYGTTLARIEPAGDHFRLHLTIRDEGGERSVVETARKIVLANGVAGNGRPNLPAVLAALPRERLAHTSDAIDFAALRGKSVAVVGGAASAFDAAATALEAGAADVHLFVRRASLPAVPVTRARAYPGAYDNYFELPDSIRWAQALRFRRSGSTPPADAVDRVTAFDNFHLHAGVQWDSAHAAGDKVEARVAGEPFAFDFVIAGTGYAIDVAARPELADFAARVLLWRDRYQPPAGDEDDALGAHPYLGAALEYVEKRPGDAPYLRDIHVYNPAGFVSFGLPVGDVPSMKRDIPAVVRRISRDLFLADLDAHEARMRADVPADFDASSYAHRLWDGERVDAA; encoded by the coding sequence ATGAACTCTGCGACGAATCCGGACCAGCATGCCCTCGACACCCTGCGCCTGATCGGCCCCGCGCCCGACAACTGGGTGCCGGACCGGCCCGGCATCGATCACAACGTGTTCATCGTCGGCGGCGGGCAGACCGGCGCGGCGTTCTCGTTCGCGCTGCGCCGCGCGGGCATCGGCCGCGTGAGCGCGATCGACGCGGCGCCGGACGAAGCGCGCGCCGGCGTCTGGCTGAACCGCGCGCGGATGAACCGGCTGCGCACGCCGAAGTCGCTGCCGGGGCCGGAAGCGGGGCTGCCGGGCCTGAGTTTTCAGGCGTGGCACGAGGCGCGCTTCGGCGCGGAAGCGTACGCGCAGTTCGACCGCATCCCGCGCACGCTATGGGCCGGTTATCTCGCGTGGTATCGGCGCGTGCTCGACATTCCGGTGCGCTACGGCACGACGCTCGCGCGGATCGAGCCGGCCGGCGATCATTTCCGCCTGCATCTGACGATCCGCGACGAAGGCGGTGAGCGTAGCGTCGTCGAGACCGCGCGCAAGATCGTGCTCGCGAACGGCGTGGCCGGCAACGGACGGCCGAACCTGCCGGCCGTGCTCGCGGCGCTGCCGCGCGAGCGTCTCGCGCACACGTCCGACGCGATCGACTTCGCGGCGCTGCGCGGCAAGTCGGTCGCGGTGGTCGGCGGCGCGGCGTCCGCGTTCGACGCGGCCGCGACCGCGCTCGAAGCGGGCGCGGCGGACGTGCATCTATTCGTGCGCCGCGCGTCGCTGCCGGCGGTGCCGGTTACGCGAGCGCGCGCGTATCCGGGCGCATACGACAACTACTTCGAACTGCCCGATTCGATCCGCTGGGCGCAGGCGCTGCGCTTCCGGCGCTCGGGTTCGACGCCGCCCGCGGATGCGGTCGATCGCGTGACCGCGTTCGACAACTTCCATCTGCATGCCGGCGTGCAGTGGGACAGCGCGCACGCGGCCGGCGACAAGGTGGAGGCGCGTGTCGCGGGCGAGCCGTTCGCGTTCGACTTCGTGATCGCCGGCACCGGTTACGCGATCGACGTCGCCGCGCGCCCCGAACTCGCGGATTTCGCCGCGCGCGTGCTGCTGTGGCGCGACCGCTACCAGCCGCCGGCCGGCGACGAGGACGACGCGCTCGGCGCGCATCCGTATCTCGGCGCGGCGCTCGAATACGTGGAGAAGCGGCCCGGCGACGCGCCGTATCTGCGCGACATCCACGTGTACAACCCGGCCGGGTTCGTCAGCTTCGGGCTGCCGGTCGGCGACGTGCCGAGCATGAAGCGCGATATCCCGGCGGTGGTCCGGCGCATCAGCCGCGACCTGTTTCTCGCGGACCTCGACGCGCACGAAGCGCGGATGCGCGCGGACGTGCCCGCCGATTTCGATGCGTCGTCGTACGCGCACCGGCTGTGGGACGGGGAGCGGGTCGACGCCGCGTGA
- a CDS encoding LLM class flavin-dependent oxidoreductase: MSVEFIGMIQQRKVSETHLPQGPAIDTDYVRSFAQAHENAGFDRILVPHSSTSPDAAMTIAYAASVTSRVHFMLAHRPGFVAPTLAARQIATLDQFSGGRLAVHFISGGSDAEQRRDGDYLDHDERYARTDEYLHLLRRLWTEDRPFDHEGRFYRFEQGFSEVKPKQNPHVPVYFGGASAAALDVAGKHADVYALWGESKQQVAELIARVRAEAAKHGRDVRFSVSFRPILAATEQAAWERAEHILEETRRLRVEQGFARGGPQESEGARRLLAAAGDGVRADERLWTAIAKETGGRSNTTALVGTPEQVAQTLADYYDLGVTTFLIRGFDPLEDALDYGRELIPATRALTARARRAA; this comes from the coding sequence GTGAGCGTCGAATTCATCGGCATGATCCAGCAGCGCAAGGTATCCGAAACCCATCTGCCGCAAGGGCCGGCAATCGACACCGACTATGTGCGGTCATTCGCGCAGGCGCACGAGAACGCGGGCTTCGACCGCATCCTCGTGCCGCACAGTTCGACGAGCCCGGACGCAGCAATGACGATCGCGTACGCGGCAAGCGTCACGTCGCGCGTGCACTTCATGCTCGCGCACCGTCCGGGCTTCGTCGCGCCGACGCTCGCCGCGCGCCAGATCGCGACGCTCGACCAGTTCTCCGGCGGCCGCCTCGCGGTCCACTTCATCTCGGGCGGCAGCGACGCCGAGCAGCGTCGCGACGGCGACTATCTGGACCACGACGAACGCTACGCGCGCACCGACGAATACCTGCATCTGCTGCGCCGCCTGTGGACCGAGGACCGTCCGTTCGATCACGAAGGCCGCTTCTACCGCTTCGAGCAGGGTTTTTCCGAAGTGAAGCCGAAACAGAACCCGCACGTGCCGGTGTATTTCGGCGGCGCGTCGGCGGCCGCGCTCGACGTCGCGGGCAAACACGCGGACGTCTATGCGCTGTGGGGCGAATCGAAACAGCAGGTGGCCGAACTGATTGCGCGCGTGCGCGCCGAGGCCGCGAAGCATGGCCGCGACGTGCGCTTCTCGGTGTCGTTCCGGCCGATCCTCGCCGCGACCGAGCAGGCTGCGTGGGAACGCGCGGAACACATCCTCGAAGAGACGCGGCGGCTGCGCGTCGAACAGGGTTTCGCGCGCGGCGGACCGCAGGAAAGCGAGGGCGCGCGCCGCCTGCTCGCGGCGGCCGGCGACGGCGTGCGCGCGGACGAACGGCTGTGGACCGCGATCGCGAAGGAAACCGGCGGCCGCTCGAACACGACCGCGCTCGTCGGCACGCCGGAACAGGTCGCGCAGACGCTGGCCGACTATTACGACCTCGGCGTGACGACGTTCCTGATCCGCGGCTTCGATCCGCTCGAAGACGCGCTCGACTACGGCCGCGAACTGATCCCCGCGACGCGCGCGCTGACCGCGCGTGCGCGCCGCGCCGCCTGA